In Gloeocapsa sp. DLM2.Bin57, the genomic stretch AACCCTTTTTTAAAGTTTTGTAAAGCTTTTTAACTTAGTTTTTACTTATATTAATCATAAGTTTTGCTTATAACGGATTAACACCTATATTCTCTTGCCTTTTTATTAGTAAAATGCAATTGTAGGACTATTAATCGGCAAAAAAATATAATGAATGAGAATGTAACTAATTTCCAACGCCAGGCTGAAAAAGTGGAAATCTCTATTCACCTCGATCCAGTGGTTATCGAACAACTTAAACATCTTACCAGCGATCCTAGTAGAGTAATTGAAACAGCTATTAAAGAATGGTTAAAAGGTGAAAGATACCGTGATGATGAATTGAGTCGTACTTTTAGACGCAATCCACCTGTACCCCCTAGGGGTGAGTGGAATGATTAATATTGTTAACCAAATTTTGGTCTAACAACCCCATCCTTATAGCTTTAGCAATGGGTGGGGAAATGGGTAAAGGGGGTTAGTAAGTAAAAAAGACGATGAATTGGGAAACTTTAGATGTAGAATTGGTTTATATTCAAGATAAGTTGGGTAAATACATCTCTTTTTATTGGCAAAAGGGTAAAGATATTGACTTAGTTGATGAAATAGCAGGAAAACATTGTCAAGAAATTTTTGTACCTGTTGCTATAAATAGTTATTTAGAAAGACTTAATCGTGTTATTGATAGTAAAATTGCTGAACAATGTCAATGGGAGTTTCAACATCAGCAGCAATCTTGGTTATTTGCATTAACTATGACTCCAATCTTGAAAACTCAAGGAAGGGTAGAAGAGGTTTTAGTTATGGGTTATTTGGTTACTAGAGAAACAACAAACTTAACTGGCTATAAGTTAATACCAGTTTCTTTAGAGCCTTATCAAGAAATGTTGAATCAAATCAGTAATAAGATTCGTAAAACTCTCGATTTACAAACTATTTGGCAAGAAACTGTTGATAGTTTGGGAAAAAAACTTGACGTTAGTCGTTGTTTACTGATTTATTGTGATGGACAAAATCAAGAATTAGAGGTAAAAGCAGAGTTCTGTAAACCCCCTTTTCGTTCCGTTTTGGGTAAAAGGTTTAATTTAGATTCTCAATCCTATTGGCGACAAGCTATATCGGCTAAAGAACCTGTAATTATTCAAGAAATTAATAATAATATATTTGGGGAAAAGTCGGTTTTAATTCTATCTACTTTTTATCAAGATCAACGTAATGGACTTATTTGTTTACAACAAAATGATTATTGTCGTCAATGGAGTCAAATAGAAGTTGATTTATTAAATAAGTTAGCAGATCAGGTAGGAACAGCGATCGCTCATGCAACTCTCTATCAGGAATTAGAAAAAATATCTCGCTATAAAAGTAATTTTTTAGCTAATACTTCTCATGAGTTGAGAACTCCTATTCATGTAATTATTAATTCTGTTGATTTTATCTTAGATGGTATTGTTACTGAACCAGAACAACAAAGGGAAT encodes the following:
- a CDS encoding sensor histidine kinase — protein: MNWETLDVELVYIQDKLGKYISFYWQKGKDIDLVDEIAGKHCQEIFVPVAINSYLERLNRVIDSKIAEQCQWEFQHQQQSWLFALTMTPILKTQGRVEEVLVMGYLVTRETTNLTGYKLIPVSLEPYQEMLNQISNKIRKTLDLQTIWQETVDSLGKKLDVSRCLLIYCDGQNQELEVKAEFCKPPFRSVLGKRFNLDSQSYWRQAISAKEPVIIQEINNNIFGEKSVLILSTFYQDQRNGLICLQQNDYCRQWSQIEVDLLNKLADQVGTAIAHATLYQELEKISRYKSNFLANTSHELRTPIHVIINSVDFILDGIVTEPEQQREFLEKISQSSRHLLKIIDDLLDIHKIESGRMSLEFKTIPLSELLQSVEKLMRPQAESKKITLKIKYPATYEEVILYSNYQRLFQVMLNLLSNAIKFTHKGGVYIIAEVISKKVTFKDEQFPGVVKISVSDTGIGVPLHKQDELFEQFFQVDNSPTKFYPGTGLGLAISKTFVKALGGTISFYSMGEGLGSTVTFTVLLHHLPLLKTIRTNLSEVDDYI